Genomic window (Streptomyces sp. TG1A-60):
CTGCTGTACCCGATGGCGTTCCTGGCGTTCACGCTGGGCCGGGCCGCCCTGCTGGCCCCCGACTGGCCCACGCCGTACCTCTACCCGTTCCTGGACGTCGACCGTCACGGCTACAAGAGCGTCCTCGGCAACGCCCTCCTCCTGGGCCTCGCCTTCTACGCCCTCGCCCTCCTCCTCGTCGCCGTCGACCACCTGCGCCCCGACCCCGTACACCCTCGCCGGGGCCGCCTCGACCGCCTCGACCGCCTCGACCGCCGCCGGAAAACCGGATTTCGTCTCCAGCCACCCGTGGGCTAAAGTAAGCGACGTCGCCGCGACAGGCAGCGACAATCGGGGTGTAGCGCAGCTTGGCAGCGCGCTTCGTTCGGGACGAAGAGGTCGTGGGTTCAAATCCCGCCACCCCGACAGAGAAACATCAGGGCAAGGGCATGATCCTCGTTGAGGATCATGCCCTTCCTGCTTGCCTGGAGATCGTTTGGGAGAAAACCAGGAGAAGATCTTGGTCGGCTTCTCCCAGAGGGTCAGTGCCTGAGCCGACCGAGGCACGTCGGCTCAAGTGGCTCGGGCCTGCGCGTTCGCGAATCCGACCGGCCATAAGGACCGCCTGGGCCAGGTCGCGTCGCAGGTACACGTGTGCTGTTCTGGAAGCAGCCACAGGAGGCAACACCGATGCGTCGCAGCCGGACTTCCGCCTTCGTACCCACCCGGTCGCCCGCCCCCACCGGAGCGGGCGGGGGGTTGCTGCCCACGCGAGATCTTGCGGCCGCCTGGTTCCTCGTCGTCCTGATCGCGGTGCCCGCCTGGGCGCTGACGATCGGACAGGCCCAGGACATGGGGGTCGAGCCCGGCACCATGGGGATGGCGCTGCCCCTGTTCCTGCTGCTCTGGGTGACGATGATGGCGGCCATGATGCTGCCGTCCATGGCGCCGGTGGCCATCACCTGGGTGCGAGGCATCGGACGGCAGTCCTCGGGCTGGACCCGGGCCGCCCGCTCCATCGAGTTCGTGGGCGGATATCTGTTGGTGTGGACGGCCTTCGGACTGCTCGCCTACGCGGCCCTGGCCTTTACCGGCGGCTTGGTGGACGACCATCCGACCGCCGGACGCTGGATCGGCTCGATCGCCTTCCTGCTGGCTGGCCTCTACCAACTCGGTCCCCTCAAGCACGTCTGCCTACGGCACTGCCGCGACCCTCTGAGCCATCTGGTGCGCTATGCCGGCTTCCGGCGACCGGCCCGCGACCTGCGGGTGGGTGTCCACCACGGCGCCTACTGTGTCGGCTGCTGCGCCGGACTGATGGTCGTCCTCATCCCGCTCGGCGTGATGAACGTGGCGGCGATGGCCGGACTGGCCTTGGTGATCTTCATGGAGAAGCTGTGGTCCCGGGGCTTGCTTCTCACCAGCGTCGTGGGCGTCGCCTTCCTCGTCCTGGCCCTGCTCGCCCCGTTTCAGGACTGGCTGCTGCCGGGGCTGCAGGGCTCGATGCCGTCAATGGACGGCATGTGATCACCCCTATACGTGCCAGGTCAGTTCCCTGGCGCTCCCGCCGACTCGTCAGAGGTGGGTCCGCTCGATGAGCGGCTCGGCGCCGCTGCCCACCACAGAAGCGATTGCCGACGCGGACCGGTTTCCAGACCGGGACGTGAGGTGCAAGCTGGAGGGGAGGCCACTCTCCCGATCCCGGGAGCGGGCTCGGGATACGCGGTCTCGCCATTCCGAGTGAGCTCTTTCGGGCCCGGCAGGAGAGAAGCGAGATGACAGAACAGACCACCACCGTTACGCGCTGGCACCTGGCCGGCGACTGGTTCGACGTGTGCAAGTGCGCCATACCCTGCCCCTGCACGTTCGCGCAGCCCCCGACCTACGGTGACTGCGAAGGCGTACTGGTCTGGCACATCCGGGAAGGCAACTTCGGCGACGTACAGCTCGACGATCTCAACGTCCTGATGCTCGGCTCCTTCGAGGGCAACCCGTGGGCCGGCACGCATACCGATCCGTATGCCGCGGTCTTCCTCGACGAACGCGCCGACGACCAGCAGCGGGCTGCACTCGGGGCCGTCTTCGGCGGTGAGGCGGGCGGATGGCCAGCACAGTTCGGGGAGATGTTCCACCCCGAGATGCGTGGCATGGACATCGCCCCCATCCACGTGGAGATCGACGAGGACCTTGCCACCTGGCGAGCCGAGATCCCAGGCCGTGTCACGGCGACCGCCGAGGCTCTCACCGGCCCGACCACCCCGAACAGCGCACGCGTCCAGGTCCACAACGCCCCGGGCGCCGAAGTGGGGCCGGGCCAGATCGCCACGTGGGGCCGGGCCACCGTCGACCGCGCCGACGCATTCGGCTTCTCCTGGGAACGCTCCGGCAAATCGAGCAAGTACTTCCCATTCGACTGGAGCGGCCCTGGCTGAAGAGCCGGCTGCCCGGCCTGGTTGCGTACGACGGACAGCCTGTGACTCACTTGGCCCCTCTGGGCTGAGCTGCACCGCAGTCCGAGCCCATCGCAGGACGCCAGTACTGCCCCGCGCTGGGAGAGATCTGAGAGAAGATCTTGGTCGGGTTCTCCCACGGGGTGGGGGTGAGGTCGTCTGAAGTGCGGCGGCTGAGGGCACTCGGACCTGCGCGTTCGCGAATCCAGCCCTGTAGTCGGCCGGGAACACCATGCCCGCCCGCCTCAACCGCCCTTAGTGGTCGACGCTCGAAGTCCTTCGGGGGTTGATGACGCAGCGGAACGGGCGGAGGATTCTTCCTGCCGACGGATTGCGTGTCGGTCGAGCCGGACCAGCAGTTCGTCCAGGTCGGAGGTGGTGAACCTCCACTGGAACGGCTGTGCCGTGGCGTTGTAGCGGTCTTCGAATGCTCGGAGCCGATCCCGGACCTCGCTGAGGTCGGTGAAGTCATTGGGCGAGACGACCTTGCGTTGGACGATCGAGAAGAAGATCTCGATCTGGTTCGTCCAGGAGGCGTGCACGGGGGTGTGGACCATGGCAGCGTTCGGAAATGCCCTGGTGAGGCGGTCTATGGCCTTCTTCCCCGGTGGGAGGAGCCGTTGTCGACGATCCAGAAGACGCGTCTGGCACTGGCGTAGGGTTCGGTGGTCATGACCTGGCTGACCAGCTTCATGAACGGCACGATGCCGGTCTTGGGTTCGCAGCGGCCGAAGGCACGGGCGCGGTGGACGTCGTAGGCGGCCAGGTAGGCCAACGCGCCGCCGCGGTCGTATTCGTGGTTGACGCGCATCGCCCGGGCCTGCCCGGGTGCCAGGGTCGGGTGGCAGCGGCAGCGCGCCTGGATGGAAGTCTTCTCGTCCGCGGAGATCACGTACTCGTCCGCGCCCAGTGGGGTGCCGTCGAAGGTGCGGGCGTACAGGTCCAGCACGCGCGCCGCCTTGGGCCGGAAGGCGGGGTCGCGCACGAAGATCCAGGACTGGTACTGCCACGGCTTGAGCGCATCCTGCTTGAGCCAGCGCCGCACGGTGGAAGTGGAGATCGACCCGGCGATGGACCGGTCGACCACCTCCCGGGCCAGCTCCGGACACGA
Coding sequences:
- a CDS encoding DUF2182 domain-containing protein, which produces MRRSRTSAFVPTRSPAPTGAGGGLLPTRDLAAAWFLVVLIAVPAWALTIGQAQDMGVEPGTMGMALPLFLLLWVTMMAAMMLPSMAPVAITWVRGIGRQSSGWTRAARSIEFVGGYLLVWTAFGLLAYAALAFTGGLVDDHPTAGRWIGSIAFLLAGLYQLGPLKHVCLRHCRDPLSHLVRYAGFRRPARDLRVGVHHGAYCVGCCAGLMVVLIPLGVMNVAAMAGLALVIFMEKLWSRGLLLTSVVGVAFLVLALLAPFQDWLLPGLQGSMPSMDGM
- a CDS encoding IS630 family transposase, whose amino-acid sequence is MAYGHKTPHQARQRATIVLLAAREGSNARISEQTRLHVDTVRTWRGRFATGGLPALADRKRSGRPASFTALQVAEVKALACQLPAETGTPLSRWSCPELAREVVDRSIAGSISTSTVRRWLKQDALKPWQYQSWIFVRDPAFRPKAARVLDLYARTFDGTPLGADEYVISADEKTSIQARCRCHPTLAPGQARAMRVNHEYDRGGALAYLAAYDVHRARAFGRCEPKTGIVPFMKLVSQVMTTEPYASARRVFWIVDNGSSHRGRRP
- a CDS encoding DUF1326 domain-containing protein gives rise to the protein MTEQTTTVTRWHLAGDWFDVCKCAIPCPCTFAQPPTYGDCEGVLVWHIREGNFGDVQLDDLNVLMLGSFEGNPWAGTHTDPYAAVFLDERADDQQRAALGAVFGGEAGGWPAQFGEMFHPEMRGMDIAPIHVEIDEDLATWRAEIPGRVTATAEALTGPTTPNSARVQVHNAPGAEVGPGQIATWGRATVDRADAFGFSWERSGKSSKYFPFDWSGPG